Part of the Acidobacteriota bacterium genome, CCCGCCGGAGGGATCGACCCCCTTGCCGACGTAAAGGGAGCTGCCGCACTTGAGGGCGAACATCTCCTCGGTCACCGGGTCCACCACCACGGCGGCGTAGGAGCCCCGGATTTTCTTCCCCGCGGAGCGGATGGCGCGGATCATGCAGTCCCGCCGGAAGTCCGGTTCGGCGCGGCGGGCGCTCTCGCCGGCCTCCAGGTTCAGGAAGAAGAAGTGCTCCACCGTGTGGACCAGCATCTCCCCGTCGTTGTCGCTGAGGACGAGGTGCCCCTCCAGTCGCAGTTCCTCCTTCAGGAAGTCGCAGTTGGTGATGTTGCCGTTGTGGGCGCCGTAGATGCGCTCCTTGCAGGCGACAAGGTGCGGCTGGGCGTTCACGTCGTCCACCATGCCGAAGGTGGCCCAGCGGACCTGGCCGCAGAAGAGCCGGCCGGCGTGGGTCTCCAGCTCCAGGTCGCGGACGACGCGCGAGGGGGCGCCCACGGCCTTTTTCAGGGTGATGGACCCGTCGGAGTCCTGGATGCACAGGCCCGTGGAGTCGTAGCCGCGGTACTCGAGTTTCTCCAGGAGGCGCGAGGCGATCTCGCCGAGGGCGGGGGTGCGCCGGGCGCAGACCATCCCCAGCACCCCGCACCCGACGCCGGGGATCGGCAGGGGGATCGGGAGGCGGACTTTCGCAAGGCGGGAGAGCAGGCGCTTGAACGATTTCATGGTTTCTTCCTGGGACCGAAGTGATGCATCGGGACGTATCCTTCCGCAAGCGGACACTTTACCCTGCGGCGTGCCGGGCGTCAATGCGAAAGGTGGGCGGGGGGGGAAGACTGCACCGCGAGGGGGGGATGACGGCGGGAAAGGACGAAAGGACCTAAAGGACCCAAAGGACCTAAAGGACCCAAAGGACCAAAAGGACAGCATGGACGAGCAGATGGATCACCGGCCAGCGGGGCCTGGGGGGCGAGCGGCCGGCGGGGCCTGGGGGGCAAGCGGCCGGCGGGGCCTGGGGGGCGAGCGGCCGGCGGGGCCTGGGGCGCGAGCGGCCGGCGGGGCCTGGGGCGCAAGCGGCAGGCGGGGCATGGGGCGCGAACAGCAGGCGGGCCTGGGGTGCGAACAGCAGGCGGGCCTGGGGCGCGAACAGCAGGCGGGCCAAGGGGTCCGAATTTTCCGAATGGCCCCCGCGAGAAGCCCCCCGGTGTCCTTTGGGTCCTTTAGGTCGTTTTGGTCCTTTTGTCCTTTCCCGACCTTGCCCCGGAATCACCGGATCGGGCGGACGGCGCCGGGGTAGGCGATCTCCTCGATAATGCTCTTGAGTTCGGCGGACCACTTCACGCGCAGAAAGCCGTTGGTGTCGAGGGTGGCGACCCCCACGTCCCGCTTGCTCAGGACGATCTCCACGGCGCACTCCCCCTTGCGCTCCAGGAGCAGTTCCGTCAGGGCCTGGGCGCGGTCGGGGGTGAGGCGCTCCAGTTCCAGTTCCAGGCGCACCGCGCTCACCGTGGTCTCCCGGCACTCCGCGAGGGGCTTGACCTCGTTGACCACGATCTCGGGGTCCTTCTCGCCCTCCTGCTGGATGGTCCCCGTCACGAGGAGGGGGGTGTCGGGCAGGAGCAGGCCCTCATACTCCCGCCAGGTCCGCGGGTAGACGATGCACCGGATGGTCCCGGTCTTGTCCTCCAGCAGGCCGTTGGCCATGGTCTCGCCCTTCATGGTCTTCTTGGTGGCCAGGCTGGAGAGGATCCCCCCGATCCGGACGGTCCCGCCCGGGTCGCGCTCGGCGAGGTCGCCCACGAAGGTGTCGGTGCTCACCCCCAGGATCCCGGCGTGCTCGTCCAGCGGGTGGCCCGAGATGTAGAATCCCAGGATCTCCTTCTCGTGCTGCAGGATGACGCGGGGGTCCCACTCGGGGAGGTCGGGGAGGTTCTCGGTCTCGGCGCCGGTGTCCGCGGTTTCCGCCTCCCCCAGCAGGGAAAAGAGGCTGCCCTGGCCGATGGCCTTGTCGCGCTGGCACTTCTGGGCGAACTCCACGGTGCGCGGGTAAATCTCGGCCACCTGGGACCGCCGGTAGCCCAGCTCGTCGAAGACGCCCGCCTTGTTGAGGCTCTCCAGGACCCGCGCGTTGAGGTGCTTCAGCTCCACGCGGCAGCAGAAGTCGGTGAAGGACTTGAAGGGCCCGCCTTTCGCCCGGGCGCCCAGGATGGCCTCGATGGCGGCGTCCCCCACGTTCTTGACGGCGCCCAGACCGAACCAGATGCCCTTGTCCGTGGGGAGGAAGTCCAGCCGGCTGTGGTTGATGGACGGCGGCAGGATGGGGATCCCCATGGCCTTGCACTCGGCGATGTACTGGACCACCTTGCTGGTGTTGCTCTGCTCGCTGGTGAGGAGGGCGGCCATGAACTCGGCGGGGTAGTGCGCCTTGAGCCAGGCCGTCTGATAGGCCAGCCAGGCGTAGGCCGCCGAGTGGGACTTGTTGAACCCGTACTCGCCGAACTGGCGCATCTGTTCGAAGAGGTCCGACGCCTTCTTCCGATCGACGCCCCGGGACACGCACCCCTCGACGAACTGGGGCGCCATTCGGTCCATAATGGCCATGTCCTTCTTGCCCATGGCTTTGCGGAGCGTGTCGGCCCCGCCCATGGACAGGCCGGCCAGCCGGACGGCGATCTGCATGACCTGCTCCTGGTAGACCAGGACGCCGTAGGTGGGCTTGAGGATGGGCTCCAGCTCGGGGATGGGGTACTCCACCCGGCTGGTCCCGTGCTTGCGGGCGATGAAGTCGGTGATCATCCCGCCCTTGATGGGGCCCGGCCGGTAGAGGGCGTTCATGACGATGATGTCCTCGAAACGGCTGGGCTTGAGGCTCTTGAGGTAGTTGCGCATCCCCGCGCTCTCGAACTGGAAGATCCCCGCCGTCCGGCCGTCGGCGAAGACCTTGTAGGTCTCGGCGTCGTCGAGGGGGATGCGGTCGATGTCCACACCCCGGCCGCGGGTCTCCTGGATGAGCTTGAGGGCGTCGTCGATGACGGTGAGGGTGATCAGCCCCAGGAAGTCCATCTTCAGGAGGCCGAGCTTCTCCACGTCCTTCATGTTGTACTGGGTGGTGACCACGCCGTCGGAGCCCATGTAGAGGGGCACGATCTCCCGCAGGGGGCGCGGGGCGATGACGACCCCCGCGGCGTGGACGGAACTGTGCCGCGAGAAGCCCTCGAGCTTGCGGGCGATCTCCACGAGCTGCCGGACCTGGGGGTTGTCCCGCATGGCGTCGGTGAGGCGGGGCTCGACGCTCAGGGCCTTCTCCAGGGTGATGTTGAGCTCCTGGGGGATGAGCTTGGCGATCTTGTCCACCTCGACGTAGGGCATCCCCAACACGCGGCCCACGTCCCGCACCACGGCCTTGGCCCGCATGGTCCCGAAGGTGATGATCTGGCAGACGCAATCCTTCCCGTACTTTTCGGTGACGTACCGGATCACTTCCTCCCGCCGGCGGTTGCAGAAGTCGATGTCGATGTCGGGGGGGGAGACCCGCTCGGGGTTCAGGAAACGCTCGAAGAGGAGGTCGTACTGGAGGGGGTCCAGGTCCGTGATGCGCAGCGCGTAGGCCACCAGGCTCCCCGCCGCGGAGCCGCGGCCCGGGCCGACGGGGATGTGCCGCTCGCGGGCGTGGCGGATGAAGTCCCAGACGATGAGGAAGTAGCCGGCGTAGTTGAGCTTCTTGATGACGCCGATCTCGTAGTCGAGGCGCCGGTCGTACTCCTCCGGGGGATAGCGCAGCTCGCCGGAGGCCTGGAGGGCGAGGATCACCTCGCGCCGCGC contains:
- the dnaE gene encoding DNA polymerase III subunit alpha — its product is MSRPFVHLHVHSDFSLLDGACPVHKIVDKAAALGMEALALTDHGNLFGAVQFYQETKKRKIKPIIGCEVYVAQGSRHNKTSQTEKRFHLILLVRDDEGYHNLCRLVSLSYTEGFYYKPRVDWELLEQHAGGLIALSACIQGEVPVLLEQGDEAGAEAVARRYEDLFGKGNFYLEIQDHGLPEQKSVNPKLIALSRRTGIPLVATNDCHYLEGDDHLAQDVLVCIQTGKLLNEEKRMQFNSREFFFKTAEEMEALFPDVPEALDNTVSVAARCNFDFDLTSQHYPRFEIPAGSTLDDYFEQKTREGFAARREVILALQASGELRYPPEEYDRRLDYEIGVIKKLNYAGYFLIVWDFIRHARERHIPVGPGRGSAAGSLVAYALRITDLDPLQYDLLFERFLNPERVSPPDIDIDFCNRRREEVIRYVTEKYGKDCVCQIITFGTMRAKAVVRDVGRVLGMPYVEVDKIAKLIPQELNITLEKALSVEPRLTDAMRDNPQVRQLVEIARKLEGFSRHSSVHAAGVVIAPRPLREIVPLYMGSDGVVTTQYNMKDVEKLGLLKMDFLGLITLTVIDDALKLIQETRGRGVDIDRIPLDDAETYKVFADGRTAGIFQFESAGMRNYLKSLKPSRFEDIIVMNALYRPGPIKGGMITDFIARKHGTSRVEYPIPELEPILKPTYGVLVYQEQVMQIAVRLAGLSMGGADTLRKAMGKKDMAIMDRMAPQFVEGCVSRGVDRKKASDLFEQMRQFGEYGFNKSHSAAYAWLAYQTAWLKAHYPAEFMAALLTSEQSNTSKVVQYIAECKAMGIPILPPSINHSRLDFLPTDKGIWFGLGAVKNVGDAAIEAILGARAKGGPFKSFTDFCCRVELKHLNARVLESLNKAGVFDELGYRRSQVAEIYPRTVEFAQKCQRDKAIGQGSLFSLLGEAETADTGAETENLPDLPEWDPRVILQHEKEILGFYISGHPLDEHAGILGVSTDTFVGDLAERDPGGTVRIGGILSSLATKKTMKGETMANGLLEDKTGTIRCIVYPRTWREYEGLLLPDTPLLVTGTIQQEGEKDPEIVVNEVKPLAECRETTVSAVRLELELERLTPDRAQALTELLLERKGECAVEIVLSKRDVGVATLDTNGFLRVKWSAELKSIIEEIAYPGAVRPIR